The Streptomyces sp. NBC_00510 genomic interval GCGGATCCGCCGAGCGTGCGACGCGGGACATCGTGACCGCGCAACGACACCGCCGCTGAGCGGCCGTCCGCCGCAGGCCGGAAACGTGCGCGCCGCTGCCGGACGGCGCGGCCGCCGTACGGGTGCGGCACCGCGCGGCACGACCGGGCGGTTCACATCTGCGGGTACCGGCGCCGCCGCCAGGTCCACGCCACCGCGGCGGCCGCCGCCGCCCAGCCGAAGAGCACCAGGTACGGGAAGGCGTACTGGTTCTCGGCGAAGTAGATCGCGTTGTGCTGGGCGTTGACCGAGGCCCCGGGCGGCAGCCAGCGGCCGACGGCCCCCAGCGGCTCGGGCAGCAGCAGCCAGGACACCGCCCCACCCGAGGACGGGTTGCCGAGCAGCACCATGAGCAACCACGTCGGCAGGATCGCCCACTTGCCGAACAGCATGTAGAACGCCGTGAACACCAGCCCCGAGGTCACCATCGTGAGGGTCAGGATCGCCCAGGACTGGAGGAAGGGCAGCCGCAGCACGTGCAGCCCCCAGTCCACCACCGCGACGATGGACAGGCTTCCGAGCACGGAATACGCGACGATCGTCAGGAAACGCTCCAGCGGCCTGAGCTCCGACGCGTGCACGGTCAGCTGCACCGCGCCGAGGAAGCCCACGATGACCGCGGCGAGCGTGATGTAGAAGATCGCGAGTCCCTGCGGGTCGCCGGGCTGCAGCGGTCTGAGGTCGCCGAGGCTCAGCCGCACCCCGGCCTGCGCGGCCGCCACCGGGGCGGCCGCCGCCAGCACGCGCGCCACCGAGGCCCCCGCGGCCGGCACCAGGTCGAACGAGACGGCGCCGCCCCCGGCCTTGGTCTGCGCCACGGCGAACACATGCTGCCGGTCGACGGCGTCGACGGCGGCCGCCCGCGTGGCGAAGCGGCGCTGCACCAGTTCGGTGCTCAGGCCCGAGTCCATGCCCGCCACGAACTTCTGCAGCTGGGGGGAGTCGTCCACGACGCCGATCGGGACGTGATGCGGTGTCGGATGCGCCATGGCGAAGCTGTACGAACCGGCGAACAGCCCCGCGCCCACCGCCAGGAGCAGGACGATGACCACGGCCGGCCGGAAACGTGACAGCCCGGAGGGGGCAGTCATCGGCTTACCCTCATCGCGCCCTCCGAAAGGCCGAGGCCCGTCCCCGGCGGCTTCGCGGCACGGCCGGGGGTGCGGGGCGAACCCGCCGCCCAAGTTACTGCCGGTGATCCACCCCCGCTACCTGACGGGACGTGGGCCCGGCGCACCGGAGTGGCGGGCCCGGCGAGCCGTCCGGTCACACGGCGGCGGCCTCCAGGGCGCGGACGACCCAGTCGAGGACGGGCCCGCGGCTCTCCAGGACGGGCCAGCCGTTGACCACCGCGAGCAGCCGGGCGTACCGCTCCC includes:
- a CDS encoding ABC transporter permease; the protein is MTAPSGLSRFRPAVVIVLLLAVGAGLFAGSYSFAMAHPTPHHVPIGVVDDSPQLQKFVAGMDSGLSTELVQRRFATRAAAVDAVDRQHVFAVAQTKAGGGAVSFDLVPAAGASVARVLAAAAPVAAAQAGVRLSLGDLRPLQPGDPQGLAIFYITLAAVIVGFLGAVQLTVHASELRPLERFLTIVAYSVLGSLSIVAVVDWGLHVLRLPFLQSWAILTLTMVTSGLVFTAFYMLFGKWAILPTWLLMVLLGNPSSGGAVSWLLLPEPLGAVGRWLPPGASVNAQHNAIYFAENQYAFPYLVLFGWAAAAAAVAWTWRRRRYPQM